From the Mesotoga prima MesG1.Ag.4.2 genome, the window GGGCGGAACAGATTCTTCTCAAAATTCTTCACCAATGTCCTGACTTCATCAAGTATCTGCTGGAGGAAGAAGAAAACGATAAGAAGGATTTCGAGAAAGCAGAAAGAGGCAACCTCAGGAGTCAGAAAAGAGTCGATTCGCTGACTCTTGCAGAAGAGTTCAGAGGGGATTGGCTCAACCTGAGGGGCGGAAAGGAATGGCTGAAGAGAGTGCAGAAGGTTTTTGATGAACTGAGGGACGGCAGTAATCTGCCGGAGAACTTTGACTCTTCAAGCTGGTAATGAATTAAAATACTGGAGTTCCCGAAAGTGCCATTCAAAAAGAAGGAAGCGATGAGAAAATCTCATTGCCCGCCGCAGCCGGAACTGGACTCAGCTGAAAGCTGAGCCTGGCCGTACGCAGTGCGACTTGCCACCGAAGGTGACTGGCTTGTCATTATTGTTACGTTAACGCAATGCAAATAATGGAGTCCGCAGAAGAGGCATCATGGATTGTTGTAGATTTTTTCTCCCGGCTTGAGCGAATGGACGAGCCAGACGTTGCCGCCTATCACGCAGTTGTCTCCAACAACGGTGTTCCCGCCAAGTACAGTCGCTCCCGCGTATATCACGACATGGTTACCGATGTCTGGATGACGTTTGATTCCCTTTATCGGATTTCCATTTTCATCGAGTTCGAAGCTTTTCGCACCAAGCGTTACACCCTGATATATCTTGACATGGTTACCTATTGTACAGGTTTCGCCAATGACCACTCCAGTGCCGTGGTCAATAAAGAAGTAATTCCCGATCGCTGCGCCCGGATGAATGTCTATTCCGGTCTTCTGATGAGCATACTCCGTCATTATCCTGGGGATCAGCGGAACGTCCAGTTTGTAAAGGATGTGGGCTAGCCTGTAAGTGCTTATCGCTTCGTAGGCGGGATAAGCAATCATGATTTCTTCCACCGATTTGGCGGCGGGGTCCCCTTCGTATGCGGCCCGCACGTCTGTGACCAGAGTCAAGGCAACGGAGGGTAGTTCAGCCAAAAACTCCTTTACAACTTGCCCCGCTCCTTCTTCTCCCAGTTCAGGTCGTATTTCAATAATCATTTCCCTTAGTGTATTCAAACCCTCCAACAGTAGTTCTTCCCCGTTAACGGGTCGGGTATGTGAAAGTTGTGGGCAAAATGTTTTGCGAATAAGATGAATGAGCTCTATCGTCTTTAGCTTTATATGTCCAAGTGAGTAAGACTTTGATGAACAATGAGTCTTGGCGATTTGTTCGTATGCTCTTGCTACTTTTTGTGAAATCTCGTCTTTGTAATTATCATTCATAAGCATTATCTCCTAAAAAACTCAGTTGATTTCTTTCAGTATAGACGAGAAATCATGAGATTGCTCAACGAGTTTTGATCAATCAATGTCATTCTGAAACCTCGGTAGTCGATCGCGCCGAGGAGCGTCGACTTCAAAGGCTACCAAAGTTGGCCTAACATAAGGTCACGATATTTGTGGTTACCCGAGCGCACATGGGGTATAAAATATGAGTCGAGAAGCGAAGAATTGTTCATGGAGGATGAGGTTATATGAGAAGATTGCTCACGGTATGTTTCCTGGCACTGTCAATTGGGTTGTTCGCAAGATTTGAGATTGGGCTACCGGTTTTTTCAATGCCCCAAAGCGATTCTAAGAACGGCATTGTTGAAGTCTTGACGGATTTATCTGAAGAGAATATGAATCTCGAGATAACTGTAGTCTTTACCGATGAGGATTATCCGTGTCCGGTTATCAATTTCCTTTATGATATCTACCGCTATTTCAAATATGGCCGTATTGAGGATATTGAGAGTTTCTACATCAGGTTCGATTCGGATGGGAAGATAATTGCTCTAGATTTCCCGGGTGTTTTTGCAGCTGATCACGCCTTTGATGACACGAAGAATCTACATGGGTCTGCGGTCCTGATGCCTGATGTAATAACATTTGTGGATGGAAGGCCCTTGATCTTCATCAATACTTGGAATCACATGTTCGGAGTAATCCCGTCTTTTGACAGAGCTAACGAGACGTTGCTGTCAGACTATCCCGTCACCGAAGGGACCAGGTCGGACGCGGAACATAAGTACTCCTGGCACCATTAGTCGTCTTGTTCAGGTTGAAGGGTTTTGCTCTAAGCTGAGTGAATTACCGTTGCTTTCATTCTTCTTGAAATGTTTCAAGAACAGCTGAACGATCGAAGTGCATTCTAGATTTTTTCTTGTGTCGACACAGCTTTGCGAACAAGGATGTGTAAGCAGCGTCCAAAGGACCGCACGATTATAATCCGTTAAGTCAGCTTGAATGACAGTTTCTTGATCTGAATTTCTGTTTGTAGAATAGAAATCGCTGAAGTCAAAGTGTCAGAAGAATTGCAAGCCAGATTTTGCTTTCCTAGCGCTTAGAGTAATCATTCAGCGGCTTTTAAGTCACAATACCTCTCTAAGTCGCTGTCATTGCCATAAAGGAAAGGGATTAAGAAACCTGTGATGTCCGAACACTGATTGGCCCCCGAGAATCAAATGGTTTGGAAGAGGTTCTTTTCCGGTTCACTGTACATTTCACACTCCCCACTTAACTTCGTTTTGATGCCCGACTAGATTTATAATCATTCATTCGGAAGAAAAACTAAAGGGTTATTGAATAATTAGAAAGTTTAGTTCACCCGATGGAGATGAAGAACTTGCAAAAGGCTACCTCTGCGGAAAAAAGAAACGAACTCGATGAACTACGCAATCTAGTCGGAAGTTATTCCGAGAGCGCGGATGATAATCATGTTCATCTCAACCTAAGGGGACCGGATCTTACGGGCGATGATGCGGAAAGAGCAATAGATGTGCTTGAAGAGAAAACCAAATATCTGCCTTTGAAAGGTAATTTAACTGTGATGGTCGACTGTGATTGCGGTGATCTGCTCGATTCCTCGATAAAGATAAAAGACTCCATAAGAAAGCAGCTGATTCCTTTGCTTTACTACGTCGATCTTGATCTGAGGAGGCTTTCCAGAGTTAGCGTTGTCCTGATGATATTCGGTGTTCTAGCTATGGGGACGGCTTCACTGCTCTCCGAGCTTTCTTTCAACGCCTATGCGCTTCACGAAATACTCGTCATTGCGAGCTGGGTCTTCATATGGGCATCCGTCGAGACTTTCTTCTTCGACAGGAGAAGGCTGAAAAACAAAAAACACCGTCTTCAACGCATCTACTTTGCAGACTACGTGATTACTGATTGTCAAAGAGAAAATGACTATCACTAATACGCTGCAAAGCATTTCTGAATAATTGGAGGGGAATTAAGATGGCGAAGAAAATGCCGGTTGTGTACTGGGAAATCAATGCAGTAGATGGGGAGTCGCTTTCCGAGTTCTATGAGGAAGTCTTTGAATGGGAAACAGAAGTTAGCGACACGGGATTTCATTCTTTCAAGAGCGGAGATCCCAAAGGCATAAACGGCGGTATATTCACCGGGAAAGGTGTACTTCCGACTCATAGGGCACTGTATATTGAAGTTGAAGACATGAACGAGATCATAAAGCGGGTTCAAGACCACGGCCAGGAGATACTTCAAGGCCCTTTCAAATCGGGTAACACTATTCTTGCCTTTTTCACCGATCCCGAAGGACACATGATCGGATTGATTCAAAGAGAGTGATGCTCTCTGGAGCGAAGCTCCCTCTTGGTTACGCTCAATGTCTTGACAACATGAGAAAAGAGCCAGAGAGAGAATTACGGTTCTTCCGCGCTACCATCGCAAATTCTTCCTAAAGAGCGAAGATAATAGTTCCGGTGCTTCGCACCTAAGATTCTCGTTCCGACACTTAGTGTCCAGTTTTTTGGTAAAAAAAGCTGTATGAGATCAGACGTAAAAACTCTGAAGAGCGTGGAAATCTTCTCTTCTATCCTCCTTCCTGGCACCTCTGACCATAATCGTACCTCTTCAAATCTCTAAGCAATCTCTAAGCGGCTTTTAAGCGGGCTCCAAGAAACGGGCCGTAGACTGAGAATGTACCAAAAATCATATGGGGGTGTAAGAGATGAAAAAGATAGTGTTGATTACGATAACGGTTCTTCTGATCGGTGGAATGACATTGGCAGTAGGTTACGGAACGAAGGCAATGCAGAGAGTTCAGGATCCTACAACCTGTGAGAACTTTGTGGATGCAGACGGCGACGGAATAAATGACAACTGCCCGAATGACGGTGTAAGAGAACTAAAGAATGCCCAGGATGGAACAGGCTACAGGCACGGAGCCTCTGGCGAAAAGGGACCGGGACTCGGCAGAGGATTCGGAAAAGCAGCACAGCTGTAAAATAAAACCCCTACTAATTCAAGTCAAGGGCCCGAAAGGGCCCTTGTTCTCATAATGATGAAATCAGAATAACAGCCTTCCAAACCCACAGACTCCTCGTTTCTTCTGCTCTGTCACCCCGAAACGAGTTCGGGATGACATGGAGAGGGACTTCCGCAAACCGATGTCGGGACAACTTCCTCAGCTGGATTGAAACCCTGAATTGATTGT encodes:
- a CDS encoding VOC family protein — encoded protein: MAKKMPVVYWEINAVDGESLSEFYEEVFEWETEVSDTGFHSFKSGDPKGINGGIFTGKGVLPTHRALYIEVEDMNEIIKRVQDHGQEILQGPFKSGNTILAFFTDPEGHMIGLIQRE
- a CDS encoding serine O-acetyltransferase, producing MNDNYKDEISQKVARAYEQIAKTHCSSKSYSLGHIKLKTIELIHLIRKTFCPQLSHTRPVNGEELLLEGLNTLREMIIEIRPELGEEGAGQVVKEFLAELPSVALTLVTDVRAAYEGDPAAKSVEEIMIAYPAYEAISTYRLAHILYKLDVPLIPRIMTEYAHQKTGIDIHPGAAIGNYFFIDHGTGVVIGETCTIGNHVKIYQGVTLGAKSFELDENGNPIKGIKRHPDIGNHVVIYAGATVLGGNTVVGDNCVIGGNVWLVHSLKPGEKIYNNP